In Hydrogenimonas thermophila, one genomic interval encodes:
- a CDS encoding Abi family protein: MNDFSNKLQVIKNQVNSYNKPHKSFNEQIALLKSRNLIITNENYALLKLKHIGYYRLSAYFLPLQYKKDSEQRDKFLPNTTFEDILELYFFDTKLRRLIFEAIERIEIYLRTQIAYWHSSKYGAFGYLNKESLKCNNNFFEQLIESITKEKERSRESFINHFKEKYNSIDLPIWAVVEVISMSTLSKLYASLKTEEQQKIVAPFKGISKDVFHNWFHSLTVVRNICAHHARLWNKTLGIKFEVPRKKDIFRKMGSSNAKVFFALSVIVFILESIGEELDFKNEIKNLLHLYPNIDLKAMGFIENWEKLEIWDVY; this comes from the coding sequence TTTAATGAACAGATAGCCTTACTTAAATCAAGAAATTTGATAATTACAAATGAAAACTATGCACTCTTAAAACTGAAACATATAGGTTACTATAGACTTAGTGCATATTTTTTGCCACTACAATATAAAAAAGATTCAGAGCAAAGAGATAAATTTTTACCTAATACAACTTTTGAAGATATTTTAGAACTATATTTTTTTGATACTAAATTAAGAAGATTAATTTTTGAGGCAATAGAACGAATTGAGATCTATCTTCGTACTCAAATTGCATATTGGCATTCATCCAAATATGGAGCATTTGGTTATCTTAATAAAGAAAGTCTAAAATGTAATAATAATTTTTTTGAGCAGTTAATAGAGTCAATAACAAAAGAAAAAGAGCGTTCAAGGGAAAGTTTTATTAATCACTTTAAAGAGAAATACAATAGTATAGACTTACCTATATGGGCAGTAGTTGAAGTTATATCTATGAGTACACTTTCAAAACTATATGCGAGTTTAAAAACAGAGGAGCAACAAAAAATAGTTGCTCCTTTTAAAGGAATTAGTAAAGATGTTTTTCATAACTGGTTTCATTCTTTAACCGTTGTGCGTAATATATGTGCTCATCATGCAAGATTATGGAATAAAACATTAGGTATAAAGTTTGAAGTACCTAGGAAAAAAGATATATTTAGAAAAATGGGTAGTTCAAATGCAAAAGTATTTTTTGCATTAAGTGTAATAGTATTTATTCTTGAGAGTATAGGTGAAGAATTAGATTTTAAAAATGAGATAAAAAATCTTTTGCATTTGTACCCAAATATTGATTTAAAAGCTATGGGTTTTATAGAGAATTGGGAAAAGCTGGAAATATGGGATGTGTATTAG
- a CDS encoding MalY/PatB family protein codes for MSIFDNIYDRSETYSVKYEERRSKFGKEDVLPLWVADMDLPSPECVVNSLKKRASHPIYGYTIYPDRFFEAIIGWMFQQHNWSIKREHITPIPGVVPALNFLVTALGKPGDAIIIQPPVYHPFFRLAKNHKRVLLENPLHYEDGRYTIDFDDFRAKAKEAKLFILCSPHNPVGRVWKEEELSRMAQICLEENCLIISDEIHADIVYKPNRHIPTASISSDIANITITLNAPSKTFNIAGLNTAYAIISNDSIRRHFEIELRKYDMTIGNLFGIEALISAYEGEGGKEWLNELLKYLQGNIDYVTTFLQNEIVLIHPVKSEATYLMWLDCKNMNMNDDELEKFFIEKAKLGLNRGVTFGKEGSGFMRLNVGCPRAILQKAMEQLKASF; via the coding sequence ATGAGTATTTTTGACAATATTTACGATAGAAGTGAAACTTACAGTGTCAAATATGAAGAAAGAAGATCTAAATTTGGAAAAGAAGATGTTTTGCCACTTTGGGTAGCAGATATGGATCTACCATCTCCTGAGTGTGTAGTTAATAGTTTAAAAAAGAGAGCTAGTCACCCTATTTATGGCTATACGATCTACCCAGACAGATTTTTTGAAGCGATCATAGGTTGGATGTTTCAACAACATAACTGGAGTATTAAAAGAGAGCATATAACACCTATTCCAGGAGTTGTCCCGGCACTAAACTTTCTTGTTACCGCATTAGGTAAACCTGGAGATGCTATTATCATTCAACCTCCTGTTTACCACCCATTTTTCAGGCTTGCAAAAAATCATAAAAGAGTATTGCTAGAAAACCCACTGCATTATGAAGATGGAAGATATACCATTGACTTTGATGACTTTAGAGCAAAAGCAAAAGAGGCAAAGCTCTTTATTCTATGTTCACCTCACAACCCTGTAGGGCGGGTCTGGAAAGAGGAAGAGTTGAGCAGAATGGCACAAATCTGCTTAGAAGAAAATTGCTTAATCATAAGTGACGAAATACACGCAGATATAGTTTACAAACCCAATAGGCACATTCCAACAGCCTCTATCTCTTCAGATATTGCCAATATAACCATTACTCTAAATGCTCCATCTAAAACATTTAATATAGCAGGCTTGAATACTGCATATGCAATTATAAGTAATGACTCCATCAGAAGACATTTTGAGATAGAACTTCGCAAATATGATATGACCATAGGAAACCTGTTTGGCATAGAAGCACTGATATCTGCCTATGAAGGTGAAGGTGGGAAAGAGTGGCTAAATGAACTTTTAAAATATCTTCAAGGCAATATTGACTATGTCACAACATTTTTGCAAAATGAGATTGTTCTCATACACCCAGTAAAATCGGAAGCGACATATCTAATGTGGCTTGATTGCAAAAATATGAATATGAACGATGATGAGTTAGAGAAATTTTTTATAGAAAAAGCAAAACTTGGTCTAAACAGAGGCGTTACCTTCGGTAAGGAAGGTAGCGGTTTTATGAGGCTAAATGTAGGCTGTCCACGGGCTATACTTCAAAAAGCTATGGAACAACTAAAAGCCTCTTTTTAG